Below is a window of Sylvia atricapilla isolate bSylAtr1 chromosome 17, bSylAtr1.pri, whole genome shotgun sequence DNA.
CAAACATTTCTCATCATTCTTAATACAGTGAGAAACCATATCAAACAACTGGCTTTGGTAAGTCACTCATTTTCCTCTTGATTGATGCAAAAACTGTATCTATCCTAAGGATACAAAGCTTTCCTTGAGCATTTGCAAATCTTCCATTAAAGCTTGGAAAGCTCTGAAAGTTACATTAAGGATGTTCACAAATCTTTCCCCCCTTTATTAGTATAATTACTTGATTGGTTTGATTATAAATCAAAATCCAAGTGAAGAAAGATTCATGTGCTTTATATAAAATGaatcacagagaaaacatttcacaaTTAGCAGGCACTCTTGCCTTACCTGCCATAATTTCAGACACATGGGCATGCCCAGCTTGGCACCCACCTCTGGCTTCAAGGTACAGACTGACGTCTTGGATGGCAGCTCCAAAATCTGAACCTGACATCAGGAAAACAAGAGGAGTTGGTCAGGCTCCAGGTCAAAATTCTGCTGTTAAAAACACAAGTCTTTTAAGGTGATTAAGGTTAGTATAAACTCTTCCAGTAAAAACTGTCTGGAGGAAACTGAGAAATGCATGCTAAGTTGGAGCTGTAAGGGGAATCTACAGGTAGCTCAAGAAGTGCATTGTTTTAGGAAAGACCAGACGAAACTGCTAGAGTGAACACATCCTCTCCCTTCCACTCTTCTATTTAATTACAGTCTACTTTTCAAACAGTGGATGACATTGTGCACACAACAGATAATACTGCAGACTGCTTAACACTCCACCCGCTTTCTTTGccctttttccagctctgttgtTAATTTTTTGGCTGTATTCACCTGTGAACACTTGCATTCTCCCCTCTGTGCTGTTGTGGTAACACAGAGTTTGCATGGAAATACAGGCAGTGTATACATGCAAAGGggatttttatttactgctgaCTGCACTAACAAATTGTGGCCACACAATTGCTGGCTAAGGCCGGCTGCAGCCgtgtctgcacacaggtattTTTAACACAATAACAATGCTGTGTTAAACTCCTGTTCTCTCTACAGAGCACCTTCCATTGTTGCTTGCTCATATGGCAATGAATCATGGACTGGGtttaggtgatttttttttttttttaacattggGCAAGTTGTTCCTCTGCCAAGGAAGTAGCTCATTTCCACCTCAGGATGATGGCAGACAAAATCAGGGGAGTCTGCCTTTTTAGTTTAGCACTAGAAGATTTTGACACTCTTGACTGACATGGCAGTGCCTCAACCCTGGGCTGGTTCTCAAGCCTGGAACTCTGGAGAAACAGAAGCTCCTGGGTATTGAAAACCTGCTTCCAGGAAGGTTGCTGTTTCTCACATGCATACTTAATCACCAAGGTGATCTTTTCTTCTAATTAAATCAACATGGGTCAGCATTATGTGGTAAAATTAAACTACTTGAAACATTTGATAAATCCAATATCACTAGCCACTCTAGGCTCCTCCAAAATGTGCAAGAGCCCAACAGTGCTGTTGGACAGCCCCAGTCGTGTGAATTTCCTTAAGCATCTGAGATGAGGTATTACACAAATATGGCTCCTCTGGGAACCATCAGTCAAGACCACGGCAGCTGCAATGGCTTTCAATCCCGTACCTTTGGTTCAAAGCTTGCCAGAACATCTTCCTATTTCTAGAGGCTGTCAGCCAGGCTGCCAAAAGCCAGCTGCACTCTAGGACTGCGAGCACAGTGTACTGCACATAACATACAGAATGCTTTCAAAAGCCACTGGGCAATAGAGCAAGAAACTCTTTTCCAGATTTGAGGAATAGTGACTACAGCCAAGAGCCATCCAGTCTGCAGACCAAACCTGGGAACAGACCGATCATCTGGGAATTCTGGTTCTTTGGAGCTACACTCTTAACAAAAGATGCTTTTCTCTCATCAACTTTCTTGCTATCAACATAATGACCAAGTTAGCTGTGGCAGGAAACGGGCTATAAATATGAAGATGACCTGCCCTCATCTTGTCTCTTTCATCACTGTCTCTCCAAAGGGCATTGCCTCCTAGGCAAGACCAAAACTGCAACTTTATGTAATAAAAAAGGGTAAGTGTGCTGTGATAAATGCAGTTCTGCAGGTTAAAAGAAATAACCAAATCTTCTTTGCTTTACTTTGACTAAAAACAGATGAACTGGTACAAGGGCTACAGTTGGGCTTGCAAAGgccaaagaaaaacaatgagaaaaGCTTTGTGCAGAAGGCAGGCAGGCATGAGCTGCTGCCTAAACCGGATTGACAGTTCCAAAGATTGTCTGTGTTAAAGGCAAGTGAGCCTTAGAAATAAATACTATTTCACATATTTTGACAACTGTAACCTAAAACTTGAAGTTCCGTGTTTATATTGGTTTTGCTTAATAGGAGAAAGATTTGCCTTTGCCTGAGGTTAATAGTGTTCCTGGGTGGCTAAAACTGGCCACAAGGAAACACaccctttctctttttcacattAATAAAGCTTTTAACATGTTTCTGGCAAATTGGCAAGAAAAGTGCATGTAACTCATAATTGGTGATTTAAATGCAATCATGAACAAATAAATGCCTGTTCAGATCTCATTATTTATGGACTGAACCTCCTTTAAGacaaaattactctttttttggACACCAGCCAAGCATAAACACTTATTAAGTCTTAATTTTAATCATAAGCTGCAAATGTACTGTGTCTCACACAGTGCTGCCTATTTGGAAGCACTATATATTATGGGAGCTTATGTGAATTTATTGAAACATGACACAATTCTAATGCAAAGGTTCACACACAGAGTGGAACTTTTCTACCTCAGGAGACTGCAAATCATTCTCCTCTTGCAGGGCCCAAGCAAACAAATGACAATAAAACAGAGATGAGCTGTAAGCGACACCGGGGTAAACGTCTTCTATTTGGGTCAGTTGATTATTTAACTCTTCATTACCGGGACTTCTCCGGCTGCCACGAGAATGCACTTGTCAATTTTGTTTAGCTTAAGTATTATTGAGCACTGCTGTCAAATGGAGGGAGCTCTTTGTTTGATCAGAACAAGGTATGGGACTTAGAACGGCTGTATTTACTGGTGCAGTGGCTGTGTCCGCAGGCATATCTAGTTCTGTAAAAGGCTGAACATTCTGGCTCTGAGTCaacaaaatacttaaatatgTGCTTTACTTCCATATAATAAAAGGATCACATTTTCTTGCAATACAGGCACTTATTATTTTGCAtacaaaatatgcaaattttGGTATCAAGATACACAACCTGAAGTCCAGAAAAGCATGTGAACTTTTATGCTCATCAGCAATTTGCACTTAGCtacaatatttcttttcatatttatgccactttttccttctttcctatttttgctatttttatgtCAAGTATTTGGTATTATTTTTGTGTGATGTCCTCAAACAATCCGttctagaaaacaaaactgtaatTTCTACAAAGCAGAAGTGGACATTGCCAACAAAGCTGTCAGTCAATGagtgctgtgacagtggcatAGGATGTGGACTTACCCAGTAGGAACTGAAATGCACCCTGCAATTATCTCACAGAGCAAACCTCTGGCCGGTAATAGTAATTCAACTATTTCCAGCCCCAGTTTCAGGTAAGGAATTAGCCTGGGGTGAAAGACCACGTATTGCATTACAAATCACTGCACCTCCCTTCTTCTCACCAGACCTAATTCAGCTTCAGATGGATATAAACTCCTCCATCTGAGGACAGACCTGCTGACCATTAGTTCCCCAGAATTACTCTTGTTCCAAGTATTCAGCAGCATCAGAAGAGTTTTCAAAACTCCTACATGTAAAGATCAGCAGCTGCAAATACTTCAATGCCAGACAAATCTTGGGATGGTATCCTTATTGTTAAAGCATGAGTTACACAAGTCAGTCATCCTTGTGGCAGTAAAATTAGTGATTAAACCCCCCAGAGTTCTTGTGATGCCTGCTCTTGAGCAGAGAACTCAACAGCACTGATGTTTCCCCTCCTGAACTATGTCATTTCAATACCAAAATCAACCTCTCAAGCACAGAGAAAGAGACACTTCCTACCTCCTCCAGGCTTCTGGCTGCCATGGCCATTAGCCAGCGTCCCTGTGCCACCTCTAACAGAGAGCATCTGCAGAATCCCACATGCTCCGTGAAGACAGAATCCGTCACTGAAGTCCGTCCCTCTGCTAAATCCCACAAGCAGATCCTCTGGTCGCGCCCCTGACTGTTACAGTAAAACAAGTTATCCATGAGCTGCAGTCTGAGGaagcctggctgcctgcagggcagTAACTCGAACCCGGTCTTTAACAGACAGTAAAGGCCCAAGCTTCAAACAGCTTCTTTGGGGGCGTTAATTGGGTGTTTCATGACACGTGGGGGAGTTCAGTGTCCCCGAGACCGCCACCCCTCTGCCGACTGCGGACCTGGCCAAGAGGGTCAACTGTCCCTGGGAGCGGGGAGGGCCCGGAGCCAGTCACATACTGCAGTCAGTGTCTCCTTGTGCAGAGATTTCACCAGGCTGAGCAGTGCTATTTATATGTGAGAATAGACTTATAAAGTCTCATGAGCATTTGAACATatacacaataaaaaaaaatcttttatcaCCGATTAGatataatttaaaaggaaacagaagtgtCCAAAGATTCACCCATTAACAGTCTATCACCCTAgcaatgaaatggaaatgtcaTGTGTTGACACATGACAAACAGCAAGACAACAAAGACCTCATCAGAGGTAAGTAAAAAGTGACAATCATTCAGTGGTCAGCTTcccacagccacaggcagggcaAAGGGCTCCTAGGGCCACACAATGGAGAGAGACTGGCAGCGAGTACTCAAGGAAACGCTGTGGCTGAAACACCCGAggccagagagcagcagccGCATCCGAGGAGCGAGCGCAGCTCCCTCAGACTCCTCGGCACAGCCCCGTCCTTtgtgcaggcagagccaggaggcCACACGAAGGGCACAGCAGGAATTGCTGCAGATTTATGTGACCCCACTGGCGCTGGGACAAAGTAGCACTGTGCAGAAGCTTCCAATTCATAAACTGCAGTAGCACAGGATATATGTCCTCATGTTATCACCTGGGCAAGGAGTCATCAAAAATCCCTTACCCATGTCCTACTTTAATTAGCAGTATCACCTGAAGAACTATGAAATCAGAACAGATGAGATGTAAATCTACAGATGGCTGGGACTTCTTCAACATCTGTGCTGTTCAGCTGAGTGACAAACTGACACAACATTTATAGCACTAAGGATACAAACAGTGTGATATTGCAAGAAATTGTGACTTAGCTTTACAAGAGAGAAATTTAAGATACAGGTAAATGTTATCCTAAAACTGCACTGCTATGTGAAGTGTTAGAACTATACAGCAAAAACAGAGGTACAGAAAAACTATAATGATACAAACAATGCTCATTCAATATGATTTTATGGGGGAGAGTGTTAATAATTGTACTTAAGCAGATAAGAAATATAAATGCTAATGAGTTCCACTGTATATTATGAGATGTCTTCTCTAGATAAACATGTCAGAACACCTCCTAATCATACAGACACTTTGGCATCTACTCTAGATCACCTGTCTAATCCAAAGTACACAAATCTTCCTGACCTTCCCTTGCTAAACAAGAACAGAAGGTATTTTGCAACAAAGCAAAAGCATGAAACTCAGAATTCTTGCTCATTTTCAGTCTTCTACTCTCCATCTTCgattcttctcttccttccttcctttttctccatctctcctctatttataaattctttttttcaatcTTCCCCAAGAACCAGCAGTGAAAAGTTTGTCAATTTCAAATCCAAGTGTATTTTCTTGACCCAAAGACCTCACCTGTTCTCACTAAAGATACTACAGGTCCCAAGTTGTTATGATGCCATAACAtacatcataaaaaaaaaaaaattgtatctttttttctctccactttTTATTCTagagtttttctgtcttttttacTTCAGTACATTTCCATATGTGTTGGAGAAACTTCAAGTGACTCCAGAATTAAGAGAATCCTTTGTGTCTCTGgcctccctttttttcccttcaattaCAGACATAAATACATCACAGAGACAAGGATAATTTTTTGCCTGCTTTGCTAACCTGAGAAGCCTGTCTTTACCACCCATTGTCTCCACGCAGTAGACAGATTTTCTTCCATGGCCATCCAATGCTGAGTCCactctgtgtgttttcaggTTCCAGACATGGATAAACCCATTCTCAGACCTGGAAATAGGAAGAGATGCTTTTAGTGTGAGCAGTGCATGGAGGTGATCAGAGTCTgatgctttgccttttttgtttgttttgtttccaaaacTGAAGCTGTATGCACAGGTAACACACCCATCATGCAAACCCATGcatgctgctgttttccccaGAAACACTTTGTCAAAATAATACATTTCAATTCAAAAGGAAACAACCATATGATGCTCAGCAGAGCCAGAAATCCTGGTTTATTTACCCAGAGAAAAGAAGGGGGATATCAGGTTCTGGGCCTCCACAGGAAAAATGCAGAGTGTGGACTGCAGCACCGGTACCTCTGAGTACAAACTGTGGGTCCGGAGGTGGCAGAGCCATCGGAGCAGTGAACTGTGGGGGTGAGAAGGACACAGAGATATCACAGAGGGTAAGGCAGCCTAAAGTGAAATGACAGCTTTAAATATGTTCTGAGCAGGACACTtgcttctcctctttcctttttgaatTTTCATTATTGAATGGCCTTTCTATTTGCCACCCAGTTGAGGATGAAGTATTTCCTCTTAAGATGAGCTGACAAAGCAGGTGTCCAACCTGCTCTTTGCTGCATTCCTCTCTCAGCAAGGTGTTGAGCGGGCCACGTGCACACACCTCTCACACAACTGTAAATCCCAAATCGGtcagctgctctccctgtgctAAAGGGAAGAGCTACAAAATACAAGAAACTTGACACCCATAATCTGAGTGGGCAAGGAACTGATCATTCTGCTTTAGCCCCCTGGCTAagtctttcctcttcctccccacaaatcactatttttgtgtttttttcagaaaagcattGCAGTGAACGTATCAactgaaaagaatttcagatcacagaatcaccaagttggaagagacctccaggatcatcaagtccaacccagccccaacacctcaactaaaccatagcactgagtgccacatccagtcgTTTTCTAAACACAtacagggatggtgactccaccacctccctgtgcagaccattccagtaatttatcactctttctgtaacAAACTTCTTCCCAACCTATAttccccttggcacagctttagactgtgtcctctcgttcttcagttgctgcctggagaaagagcccaaccccacctgagcacagccaccctgcaggagttgtagagagtggtaaggtcacctctgagtctccttttctccaggctgaacaaccccagctccctcagccgttCTCCACATGGCTTCTTTTCCAAGTCCTTCACCAGCCTCATTCCCTCCTCTGGAGGTATTCCAGCATCTcaatgtccatcctaaactgaggggccagagctggacacagcactcagtgtccatcctaaactgagatcccagagctggacacagcactcagtgtccaccCTAAACTGAGGgaccagaactggacacagcactcagtgtccttcctaaactgaggggccagcactcgaggtgtggcctgaccagtgcagagcacaggggcagaatgacctccctgctcctgctggccacaccattcctgatccaggccaggatgccactggccaCCAGCGCActctgctggctcctgtccagctgctgtcaccagcacccccaggtccctttctgcctgggcactgtctATAACACTGCAGGGGGGTATTGTGGCCAAAGggcaggacttggcacttggGCTTATTAAATGTGATCTTACTGGAccctgcccatccatccaaccatccTGCAGAgggctctctgcagagccctcctaccttccaacagattgACACAcgctcccagcttagtgtcaccacaaatttactaatgaaagactcaataccctcatccataTTGATGAGATGGGAGTGGTGATCATTTCTACACAAGAATCCCATGACTCcagagtattttaattttttggttcTAATCGTGGTttattgaaaaaagaaatgtagtATACTTCATATTAACTGAGTGACTACTGTGCTAAATGTTTTATTCCAAGAGGTTTGTATTCCCTAAAGGATGAAGAGATGGATGTTTTCAGCTTCATGTCAAATGTAGTCTGAGTCAGCACAGAGTAGGGCTGGTCTATGAGGGGGCAGGCTGCCCTGTCCCACAcaggaaatgcagagagcaATTCCTGATGAGCTCACAGGGACAGTCTGTGTGAGCCCCACAGGCACCCACTGCCCTGGCCCCTCACCAGGTATTCCCCTTCGCATTAAAAGCTTTGCAGACAGCTGTGCACAAGCACTGGAGAAGGATGAGGacaaattttctgtgttctgacTTGTTGCAAATGACCCTCCAGACCTGAGACAAGGCAATCAGCAGCTGATTCACCCGGAAATACAATTTGCAGttcatttgaaaaatgcattaCAATGTCCattacaagaaatattttcaccaTGAAAAGTGTTTGCTCCCTGACCTGTGGCATTACTAGCCACACATATAtctgcttcttcctttctgaCCTAACCTCATagcaaagagcagcttttgCCACTGCAGGTGTCACCTGTCACCACTTTTCCCCACTAATGCACATATTACCCCAGATTAAACAAAAAGTGTTCTAATTCAGTAAGGGAAGATCAGCAGGAGTTTGTCTGCCTGCCGGTGCACAGCAGAGGAATTGCAGAGAATCAGAACAGAGTGTAAGAGCTTCGAGTTCCATGACAAAACAGCCCAACTTTTCATTGCCATCTCACCTCAGTACCAGCTTTCAAACTGTGTTTAATGGATGCACTTGCTAATGCACCTCATTTGCAGGTCTACCTTGAGTGTTTATAGGTCAGTTATCACCATGGTATCTATAGGTTCTAATTAAATGCAATTATCTTGTAGGGCTAGTGATGAAACAGGATTCTTCAGTGTAATGTGCAGTTTTCTCTCAATAGCACTGTGTAATTAGGTAAGAAAATAATGAGCTCAGTGGATACCCTCTGTGTTTTAGGGCCCTGACTCATCTATTTTATGAAGTTGTTGGATGATCCAGACTCATGGCAGGCTGGAGTAAATTTTCAGATGTACATGATGTGCAGGTTCGCCCCCACGGTCAGATGCAGCTCACAAGTGCCCATCTGCAATGTGCTCCACCCGTGTTATAAATGTGTCACACCAAGGACTTTGTCCCCAAGGGACACCTCTTTGGGGCACTACAACTGAGTGCTGCTGCCCTCGAAACAACACTTTGTAGAACCAGATAAATAAAAGAGTAGCTGAGCTTGTCAGAGGAGCAGGGTCCCACTTCACAGTGAAGCAATTCTGGCTTACTGCACTGAGCAAGGAAATAGAACTGGGGCAACCCAGAGGCTATCTGGGATTACAAGGCAGgtttttaatagcatttttctAATTACTGACACAGAAGTTTTTGCTGACAGACAGCAAGTGTGTGCGTGGCTGTGGGAAGGGTTTTACCTGGCATGAAACAGACACTACTAATGCATGTCTTTACAAGGatgatatttcagaaaaatcctCAGAAcagttacaggaaaaaaacaaccctactGAAAACATGCTTTTGAGCTGCAAGCTATTGAAGGGACTTTTTGCTCCTTAGAGTCCGGTTCTTTCCTGCTAATCATATGTGAATCTGGAAATCTGGCTTAATATTGAACCTAGTATTTATGAATCCTTATTACTTCCTATCATGACTGTGCAAATGAATAGCAGTGTGACAGTTATTTAGtgtctcattttccttccagcaAGTGCTGGAACTATAAAATTTCatctttgctgtcttttttgTCCATGAGCTTGGACAAGTCACTTaagatttaataaaaagttGTTTGGTACCTACAGAAAGTCCCAGGAGGTTgcaaagagatgaaaatttgGGGTACTGGAACTTTAACAACTCCAAGAAAGCACCAGCCTGTTCCTGTTGACACACAAGCATACTCAAAAAAGGACATTTAGCCTACCTTCAACTCACCAGGCAGCTCAGTGTCTCCACCTGACAGGGGTAACGAAGTACATTGTGGTGTACTGAATCAAGCAGATAATAGTTATACAGTGCTTTGCTAAGCAGACAGCTACAAACATGCTAAATATGATTGTGAGATGGTTAAAGCCTCTGGGGGAATTTTTCAAAAGTGCCTAAGTGATTTAGAAGCCTAAGACTCATTTCCAAATGAATTTTCAATCCTACATCTCTAGGACTTTTTCAAGTTTCACCCCAGGTGTCTAAAAATGAGTTCTCTAATTAGcacaacatttattttcttgttaacTCCATCTAGCCTCAGGGAGACCAATCTGTTCTTGTTAACTGGGGATATCTGCaacaaatttaattaaatgaatttGCTTAGTGTTTAGTCTGGTCTGAGAGCAAAATCTGGCTCAAGGGCTTGAACATGCAAAGTGCAACCTACAGAATAAAGTTCATTTAAAGGCATTTCTGGGCTACACTATATGTTTGTCCTTTCACTCTTGTGAAAGGAGTGAAAAGACATGAATACATGAATAATTTTGCTCATGGCAGTATTTACTTGCAAGACGGCATCACCTGCAAGACAGGCAA
It encodes the following:
- the GNB1L gene encoding guanine nucleotide-binding protein subunit beta-like protein 1; the encoded protein is MALPPPDPQFVLRGTGAAVHTLHFSCGGPEPDIPLLFSGSENGFIHVWNLKTHRVDSALDGHGRKSVYCVETMGGKDRLLSQGRDQRICLWDLAEGRTSVTDSVFTEHVGFCRCSLLEVAQGRWLMAMAARSLEEVQILELPSKTSVCTLKPEVGAKLGMPMCLKLWQLNCGSQPVLLAGYEDGSVVLWNVSMGKVLSKLVCHQEPVMSLDFDSEKAKGISGSSEKVLSIWSLNEQQNLQVYKTHELVNAGISDITIRPDKKILATAGWDHRIRIFGWKKLKPLAVLDYHTATVHCVSFSDHSKPRERLLAAGSRDQRISVWSIYAQT